One Ignavibacterium album JCM 16511 genomic region harbors:
- a CDS encoding MOSC domain-containing protein: MYNYEIKESLLELKSTNQIGKIVAISISKKKGIPKTNVQSAKLIENFGIEGDVHAGNWHRQISFLALESIDKMREKGLPNLRPGAFAENITTEFLELPRLEVGTRMRIGKDTELEITQIGKECHSKCAIFFKVGDCVMPREGIFAKVIRGGEIFIGDKIEILSATL, translated from the coding sequence ATGTATAATTATGAAATAAAAGAATCCTTGCTTGAATTGAAGAGTACAAATCAAATCGGGAAAATTGTTGCAATATCTATCAGCAAGAAAAAAGGAATACCAAAGACAAATGTTCAATCTGCAAAATTGATTGAGAACTTTGGAATTGAAGGAGATGTTCACGCTGGCAACTGGCACAGACAAATTAGTTTTCTTGCACTCGAGAGCATTGATAAGATGAGAGAAAAAGGATTACCGAATCTTCGTCCCGGTGCATTTGCTGAAAACATTACAACGGAATTTCTTGAACTGCCACGGTTGGAAGTTGGAACGCGAATGAGAATAGGAAAAGATACTGAACTTGAGATTACACAGATTGGAAAAGAATGTCACAGCAAGTGTGCAATCTTCTTTAAAGTTGGTGATTGTGTAATGCCTCGGGAAGGAATCTTTGCAAAAGTAATTCGTGGCGGAGAAATTTTTATCGGCGATAAAATCGAAATACTTAGTGCGACTTTGTGA
- the moaC gene encoding cyclic pyranopterin monophosphate synthase MoaC: MKKLSHINSKGKAQMVDVSEKVISTRTAEAYAEVKVSKEIFNAIKNNAVQKGDVLSIAKFAGIQAAKKTSELIPLCHNIFISKIDVELKLNSKNKTVEIKSFAKTNAQTGIEMEALTAVSVAALTVYDMCKAIDKSMIISEIKLLRKTGGKSENYFVKELRVSS, from the coding sequence ATGAAAAAATTATCACACATCAACAGCAAAGGCAAAGCACAAATGGTTGATGTTTCCGAGAAAGTAATTTCAACGAGAACTGCAGAAGCTTATGCTGAAGTGAAAGTATCGAAAGAAATATTTAATGCGATTAAAAACAATGCTGTTCAAAAAGGTGATGTGTTATCAATTGCAAAGTTTGCGGGAATTCAAGCTGCGAAAAAAACAAGCGAATTGATTCCGCTTTGTCATAATATTTTCATCTCTAAAATTGATGTTGAGTTAAAGCTGAATTCAAAAAATAAAACTGTCGAAATAAAATCATTTGCAAAAACAAACGCGCAAACGGGAATTGAGATGGAAGCTCTAACAGCGGTATCAGTAGCAGCTTTAACTGTTTACGATATGTGTAAAGCCATTGATAAATCAATGATAATCAGCGAAATAAAATTGTTAAGAAAAACCGGAGGAAAAAGTGAAAACTATTTTGTTAAGGAACTTCGTGTGTCTTCGTGA
- the moaA gene encoding GTP 3',8-cyclase MoaA, whose protein sequence is MKLKDNFNRTHDYVRISLIDKCNLNCIYCNPSNTLAKLESNKSILSYEELYRLIKILVRDLEVKKIRFTGGEPLIRKDVMKFFEMISSLKKQYDFEIGITTNGTHLLDKLDGLKKFGVERLNISLDTLNKTKFIAITGKDFFDDTVTAIQKAISLGFKSVKVNAVVIKNINDDELNNFVEYFKSYPITVRFIEYMPFTGNQWDGSKFLSWREMKYQIEEKFSLTEIESDGKVSKDFFVDEEQLKIGFISSISDHFCDSCNRLRITATGQIKNCLFSNPSEVSLKSLLSDESISDETIVEFIQKSLQSKWMKHPSADELAVLNQNNMMSIGG, encoded by the coding sequence ATGAAATTAAAAGACAACTTTAATAGAACACACGACTATGTTCGCATATCACTGATTGATAAATGCAATCTCAATTGTATTTACTGCAATCCATCGAACACACTTGCAAAGTTAGAATCGAATAAATCAATTCTTTCTTATGAAGAATTGTACCGCTTAATCAAAATTCTCGTGCGAGATTTGGAAGTAAAGAAAATTCGTTTCACAGGGGGTGAACCGCTCATCAGAAAAGATGTGATGAAATTTTTTGAAATGATTTCTTCACTCAAAAAGCAATATGATTTTGAAATAGGAATTACAACCAACGGAACTCATTTGCTTGATAAACTTGATGGATTAAAAAAGTTTGGAGTTGAACGGCTCAACATCAGTCTTGATACTTTGAACAAAACAAAATTTATTGCAATAACTGGCAAAGATTTTTTTGATGATACAGTCACTGCAATTCAAAAAGCAATTTCATTAGGTTTCAAATCAGTAAAGGTTAATGCTGTTGTAATCAAAAACATAAACGATGATGAACTGAACAACTTCGTAGAGTATTTCAAATCATATCCAATCACAGTTCGCTTTATTGAGTATATGCCTTTCACTGGAAACCAATGGGATGGTTCAAAATTTTTAAGCTGGAGGGAAATGAAATATCAAATTGAAGAAAAGTTTTCACTAACAGAAATTGAAAGCGATGGAAAAGTTTCAAAAGATTTTTTTGTTGATGAAGAACAATTGAAGATAGGATTCATCAGTTCAATCTCAGATCATTTCTGCGATAGCTGTAATCGTCTTCGCATTACAGCAACTGGACAAATAAAAAATTGTCTTTTCTCAAATCCATCTGAAGTAAGTTTAAAATCTTTATTATCTGATGAATCAATATCAGATGAAACAATAGTTGAATTTATTCAAAAATCATTGCAATCAAAATGGATGAAACATCCAAGTGCAGATGAGTTGGCAGTATTAAATCAAAATAATATGATGAGTATTGGCGGATGA
- a CDS encoding chromate transporter, which yields MIESLVNLFWAFIKVGSFSFGGAYSLIPLIEKEVVKNHQWLTHDEFLKVLGMVEIFPGAISIKFATYTGYKTAGILGAVAANLGNIFTPAILILMSTFIYSIYEKNILVTKAFNGIKYAIIGMIVAIMYQYAVKNGNHWQEFVLLAVGAALIIFFKLHPAYVVLIAAIIGIFIL from the coding sequence ATGATTGAAAGTTTAGTAAATCTTTTCTGGGCATTCATCAAGGTTGGTTCATTTTCTTTTGGTGGAGCTTATTCATTAATTCCATTAATTGAAAAAGAAGTTGTTAAAAATCATCAATGGCTGACTCACGATGAATTTCTTAAAGTACTCGGAATGGTTGAAATTTTTCCTGGCGCAATTTCAATAAAGTTTGCAACATATACCGGTTATAAAACTGCCGGTATACTTGGTGCAGTTGCTGCAAATCTTGGAAATATTTTTACTCCGGCGATTTTGATTCTGATGAGTACATTCATTTATTCGATCTATGAAAAAAATATTCTGGTAACGAAAGCATTCAACGGAATTAAGTATGCTATCATTGGAATGATTGTAGCAATTATGTATCAGTACGCTGTGAAGAATGGAAATCATTGGCAAGAATTTGTGCTGCTTGCAGTTGGTGCGGCACTGATAATATTTTTCAAACTTCATCCGGCGTATGTAGTACTTATTGCAGCTATTATTGGGATATTTATTTTATGA
- a CDS encoding carboxymuconolactone decarboxylase family protein: MSQIPKRFQKFTEDYPEVAKAYEALGDAVHAAGPLDEKTRALIKLAISTGARLEGAVHSHARKALKAGCTPEEMRQVALLSLPTIGLPSMMAALSWIDDIIENKK; this comes from the coding sequence ATGTCACAAATACCAAAACGATTTCAGAAATTCACAGAAGATTATCCCGAAGTTGCAAAAGCATACGAAGCACTTGGTGATGCTGTCCACGCAGCTGGACCATTGGATGAAAAAACCCGTGCACTAATTAAGCTTGCAATTTCAACAGGCGCACGATTGGAAGGCGCTGTTCATTCACACGCACGTAAAGCATTAAAAGCTGGATGCACGCCAGAAGAGATGAGACAAGTTGCATTGCTTTCTCTACCAACAATTGGACTTCCTTCGATGATGGCTGCACTTAGCTGGATTGATGATATAATCGAGAATAAAAAATGA
- a CDS encoding molybdopterin-dependent oxidoreductase: MKQELIDKSRRSFLAKGALLGGGALAAIFGGEKASAQTQQLIIKSKRPDVDYPFNKPENIIYSVCLNCNTGCGIKAKIQDGVLAKIDGNPYNPWTMVPHLSMKTDIDEAARIDGGLCPKGQAGVQIAYDPYRIRKVLKRAGKRGENKWITIPFEQAIQEIVEGGKLFANVPGEENRVVEGLKDIMALRDADVAKAMAEDIKAIWDEKDKAKKQELVKAFKEKHKDNLDKLIDPEHPDLGAKNNQFVMAFGRLKNGRKEFFSRFQSAFGTTNLHGHTTVCQGSLYFTCKAISEQYQGGKFTGGQKFYWQADLEHAKYVLFVGANLFEANYGPTNRTVRLTENLAKGYTKIAVADPRFSKLASKAHKWLPIKPGTDSALALAMIQWIINNNRYDEKFLRNANKAAANETNETSWTNANWLVEIKDGEPGKLIRAADFGLKSAEKRKIEDPKDKTKEIEYEEKFMVVMVNGKPTWVDPNDEKNPVYGDLFVDTELTNKEGKKVRVKSGLQILKESSEENSITKWCEIAGVNEKDVIEVARELTSYGKQAAVDIHRGPAQHTNGFYNVLSWMSLNMLLGNYDWAGGMCKASTYKYDGSKGGVFDLTKVKGKIPTFGISSIRHDVDYEKTTIFEGYPAKRNWYPLSSDIYEEIIPSIGDAYPYPVKALFFYMGAPTYALPAGHTNIDVLADVNKLPLFFCSDIIIGSTSMYADYIFPDLSYLERWEFHGSHPNMPAKVENVRQPVISPIPEKVKVYGEEIPCSLEAMFMALNEKLGLKAFGKNALGDGLDITKPDDFYLRAIANLAYTESPVPDADERELEVFSKARRHLDKSVFDEQRWKKVVGEENWRKVVYILNRGGRFEDHDKSFDGDKLKHRYAALLNLYQEKTATKKYAATGKHYYGYAKYLPIMNYVQDRVDKISEGYDLHLITHRTITQTKSRTIAAYWLQPIMPENGILINPKDAAKLGIGKDDKVRVISATNIEGKWDFKNGKSKEIVGKAVLTETMRPGVVSFVLGFGHWATGSEDFEVDGETIKGDPRRAKGLHANAVMWTDSSLRNNTCMVDPVGGSVSFYDTKVKLVKV, translated from the coding sequence ATGAAACAGGAATTAATTGATAAATCAAGAAGAAGTTTTTTAGCAAAAGGCGCTCTTCTCGGCGGAGGAGCACTTGCAGCGATTTTCGGAGGAGAAAAAGCTTCTGCCCAAACACAACAGCTGATTATTAAAAGCAAAAGACCTGATGTTGATTATCCTTTCAACAAACCCGAAAATATTATTTACTCGGTTTGTTTGAACTGTAACACCGGTTGCGGAATAAAAGCTAAAATTCAGGATGGAGTTCTTGCAAAGATTGATGGTAATCCATACAATCCGTGGACAATGGTTCCTCATCTTTCAATGAAGACTGACATTGACGAAGCAGCAAGAATTGATGGCGGTCTTTGTCCTAAAGGTCAAGCCGGTGTTCAAATTGCTTATGATCCATATCGGATTAGAAAAGTATTAAAACGTGCAGGCAAAAGAGGTGAAAACAAATGGATTACAATTCCGTTTGAACAGGCAATTCAGGAGATTGTTGAAGGTGGAAAATTATTTGCAAATGTTCCCGGCGAAGAAAACCGCGTAGTTGAAGGATTGAAAGATATTATGGCTTTGCGAGATGCCGATGTTGCCAAAGCAATGGCAGAAGATATTAAAGCTATCTGGGATGAAAAAGATAAAGCAAAGAAACAAGAACTTGTTAAAGCTTTCAAAGAAAAACATAAAGATAATCTTGATAAACTAATCGATCCAGAACATCCTGATTTGGGAGCGAAGAACAATCAGTTTGTAATGGCCTTTGGTAGATTGAAAAACGGTAGAAAAGAATTCTTCAGTCGTTTTCAATCAGCTTTTGGAACAACTAACTTACACGGACACACAACCGTTTGTCAAGGTTCATTGTACTTCACTTGTAAAGCAATAAGCGAACAGTATCAAGGTGGTAAGTTTACAGGTGGTCAAAAATTTTACTGGCAGGCAGATCTTGAACACGCAAAGTATGTTCTATTCGTTGGTGCTAACTTATTTGAAGCTAACTATGGACCTACAAACAGAACTGTCCGATTAACGGAAAACCTTGCAAAAGGTTATACAAAAATTGCTGTTGCAGATCCAAGATTTTCAAAGCTTGCAAGTAAAGCTCACAAATGGCTTCCAATAAAACCCGGAACAGACTCAGCACTTGCGCTTGCAATGATTCAATGGATTATAAATAACAATCGTTATGATGAAAAGTTTTTACGAAACGCTAACAAAGCAGCTGCAAACGAAACAAATGAAACAAGTTGGACTAATGCCAACTGGCTTGTTGAGATAAAAGATGGCGAACCGGGTAAATTAATTCGCGCAGCAGATTTTGGTTTGAAGTCAGCTGAGAAAAGAAAGATTGAAGACCCAAAAGACAAGACTAAAGAAATTGAATATGAAGAAAAGTTTATGGTTGTGATGGTCAATGGCAAACCAACCTGGGTTGATCCTAATGATGAAAAAAATCCTGTGTATGGAGATTTATTTGTTGATACAGAACTAACAAATAAGGAAGGTAAAAAAGTTAGAGTTAAATCTGGTTTACAGATTCTCAAAGAATCCTCAGAAGAAAATTCAATTACTAAATGGTGTGAAATTGCCGGAGTAAATGAAAAAGATGTAATTGAAGTTGCACGCGAACTCACAAGTTATGGAAAGCAAGCGGCCGTTGATATTCATCGAGGACCAGCGCAGCATACAAATGGATTCTACAATGTATTAAGTTGGATGTCATTAAATATGCTTTTAGGAAATTATGATTGGGCTGGTGGTATGTGTAAAGCTTCTACATATAAATATGATGGTTCAAAAGGCGGTGTTTTTGACTTAACAAAAGTTAAAGGAAAAATTCCGACTTTCGGAATAAGTTCTATTCGTCACGATGTTGACTACGAAAAAACAACAATCTTTGAAGGCTATCCTGCAAAACGAAACTGGTATCCGCTTTCATCAGATATTTACGAAGAAATTATTCCAAGCATTGGTGATGCATATCCTTATCCTGTAAAAGCTTTGTTCTTTTATATGGGAGCGCCAACTTACGCGCTTCCTGCTGGTCACACAAACATTGATGTTCTTGCCGATGTTAATAAGCTCCCGTTGTTCTTCTGCAGCGATATAATAATCGGCTCAACATCTATGTATGCTGATTATATCTTTCCGGATCTGTCATATCTTGAGCGATGGGAGTTTCATGGTTCTCATCCGAATATGCCGGCTAAAGTTGAAAATGTTCGTCAGCCTGTTATTTCTCCGATTCCTGAAAAAGTAAAAGTATATGGTGAAGAGATTCCCTGCAGTCTCGAAGCAATGTTTATGGCTTTGAATGAAAAACTTGGATTAAAGGCATTCGGTAAAAATGCTCTTGGTGATGGTTTGGATATAACTAAACCAGATGATTTTTATCTTAGAGCAATTGCAAATCTTGCTTATACCGAATCACCGGTGCCAGATGCCGATGAAAGAGAACTTGAAGTATTTTCAAAAGCCCGCCGACATCTCGATAAATCTGTTTTTGATGAACAGCGATGGAAAAAAGTTGTTGGCGAGGAGAATTGGCGTAAAGTAGTTTATATTCTGAACAGAGGAGGTAGATTTGAAGATCACGATAAATCATTTGATGGTGATAAACTTAAACATCGTTATGCGGCATTACTCAATCTTTATCAGGAAAAAACAGCAACCAAGAAATATGCTGCAACCGGAAAGCATTATTATGGATACGCAAAGTATCTTCCAATAATGAATTATGTGCAGGATAGAGTTGATAAAATATCTGAAGGTTATGATTTACATTTGATTACACATAGAACAATTACTCAAACAAAATCAAGAACTATTGCAGCTTATTGGTTGCAACCTATTATGCCCGAAAATGGAATTCTTATTAATCCAAAAGATGCAGCGAAACTTGGTATCGGTAAAGATGATAAAGTAAGAGTTATCAGTGCTACAAACATTGAAGGTAAATGGGACTTTAAAAATGGGAAGAGTAAAGAAATAGTAGGTAAAGCTGTTTTAACTGAAACGATGAGACCTGGGGTAGTTTCTTTTGTGCTTGGCTTCGGGCATTGGGCTACGGGTTCTGAAGACTTTGAAGTTGATGGTGAAACAATTAAAGGTGACCCGCGCAGAGCTAAAGGTTTACACGCTAATGCTGTAATGTGGACTGATTCATCATTACGAAATAACACTTGTATGGTTGATCCTGTTGGTGGTAGCGTTTCGTTTTATGATACGAAAGTAAAACTTGTAAAAGTTTAA
- the nrfD gene encoding NrfD/PsrC family molybdoenzyme membrane anchor subunit → MLEKTYKNLSRIWMVVFAIGFIALILKFITGERLAGYGSYVPWGLWVALYFHFVGIAGGVFALGVIGYVFNLTGFRENFRVVIVVSVAAVITGLFSIWLDLGQPFRFARILYAPNFGSMMAFNAWMYTFFIITAGVIFYLTLNKEKQTDFHDKKRWILPLMSLGFLFSIAFPSQSGAFFGVVDAKPFWSSPLLPILFLVSAITSGGAVLLLVYTFLHYEEFDLTHQPFKMLRYTIIGGIIFYFIAEFAEYSLVFWSPNSHIREAVELILFGPFWWVFWFVHLGGALVALYLLLKGKTYQIVGTGAFIVAVTFVSARLNILIPGQAVAELKGLKEAFYHERLRFDYSATLNEYLIALFIGAFGVALVYFGIKFLSQFTKKKLGTEL, encoded by the coding sequence ATGTTAGAAAAAACTTATAAAAATTTATCAAGAATATGGATGGTAGTCTTTGCCATCGGATTTATTGCACTTATCCTAAAATTCATTACCGGAGAAAGATTAGCTGGATATGGAAGTTATGTGCCCTGGGGTTTGTGGGTCGCTTTGTACTTTCATTTTGTCGGAATAGCTGGCGGTGTGTTTGCATTAGGAGTTATCGGTTATGTATTTAATTTAACCGGCTTCAGAGAAAATTTCAGAGTTGTAATTGTTGTATCGGTTGCAGCAGTAATTACAGGATTGTTCTCAATCTGGTTGGACCTTGGTCAGCCATTCAGATTTGCAAGAATTTTATATGCTCCAAACTTCGGTTCAATGATGGCGTTTAATGCGTGGATGTACACTTTCTTTATCATTACTGCCGGAGTGATTTTCTATCTGACTTTGAATAAAGAAAAGCAAACAGATTTTCACGATAAGAAAAGATGGATACTACCTCTGATGTCTTTAGGATTTCTGTTCTCTATTGCATTTCCAAGTCAAAGTGGAGCCTTCTTTGGCGTTGTAGATGCAAAACCATTCTGGAGTTCTCCATTGCTGCCAATTTTATTTTTGGTTTCTGCAATCACATCCGGAGGAGCTGTGTTGCTGCTCGTTTACACATTTTTACATTACGAAGAATTTGATTTGACACATCAACCATTTAAAATGCTTCGCTACACAATAATTGGCGGAATTATTTTTTACTTCATAGCTGAATTTGCAGAATACAGTTTAGTCTTTTGGTCGCCCAATTCACACATTCGGGAAGCTGTTGAACTTATTCTGTTTGGTCCCTTCTGGTGGGTATTCTGGTTTGTTCACTTAGGTGGGGCATTAGTAGCACTTTATCTTTTATTAAAGGGTAAAACATATCAGATAGTTGGAACCGGTGCTTTTATTGTTGCTGTAACTTTTGTCTCTGCAAGATTAAATATTTTAATTCCAGGACAAGCCGTAGCAGAACTTAAAGGGTTAAAAGAGGCTTTCTATCACGAAAGATTAAGATTTGATTACTCAGCAACACTTAATGAATATTTGATTGCATTATTTATTGGTGCATTTGGAGTTGCATTGGTCTATTTCGGAATAAAGTTTCTTTCACAATTCACTAAAAAGAAATTAGGAACAGAATTATGA
- a CDS encoding 4Fe-4S dicluster domain-containing protein has translation MAEEKKQESLLNKEISRKDFLRTAGVVGGGVAVSVAAVTVSRLSPPPEVPTGKETIRNIPDFKTVEVNEKSDLLLRMQAELKKALAKPVEERRWMMVIDTRKCVGCHACTVACIAENKLPPGVVYRPVVQEEFGEYPNTQLRFFPRPCMQCEEPSCVAVCPVNATWKRPDGITQIDYDKCIGCRYCISACPYGARTSDFGEYYTEDTPELQPYELLSSNEYGKSWNREGHNSPMGNARKCHFCLHRLNEGELPMCVSTCIGRANYFGDANDPDSLVSEMARQPNQIKLLEEKGTKPSVIYLV, from the coding sequence ATGGCAGAAGAAAAAAAACAAGAAAGTTTATTGAACAAAGAAATTTCACGAAAAGATTTCTTAAGAACTGCCGGAGTTGTTGGTGGCGGTGTTGCAGTTTCAGTTGCTGCGGTTACTGTTTCTCGCTTAAGCCCTCCACCTGAGGTTCCTACCGGTAAAGAAACTATTCGCAATATTCCCGACTTCAAAACAGTTGAAGTAAATGAAAAATCAGATTTGTTATTAAGAATGCAAGCCGAACTAAAGAAAGCCTTAGCAAAACCGGTTGAAGAAAGAAGATGGATGATGGTAATTGATACAAGAAAATGTGTTGGTTGCCACGCTTGCACAGTTGCTTGTATCGCTGAGAATAAACTTCCTCCGGGAGTTGTTTATCGTCCTGTTGTGCAGGAAGAATTTGGTGAATATCCCAACACTCAATTGAGATTTTTCCCTAGACCTTGTATGCAATGTGAAGAACCGTCTTGTGTTGCTGTTTGTCCTGTTAATGCAACCTGGAAAAGACCCGATGGTATTACGCAGATTGATTATGACAAATGTATTGGATGTCGTTATTGTATTTCAGCTTGTCCTTATGGTGCAAGAACAAGTGACTTTGGTGAATACTACACTGAGGATACACCCGAACTTCAACCTTATGAATTGCTGTCAAGTAATGAATATGGAAAAAGCTGGAACCGTGAAGGGCACAATTCACCAATGGGTAATGCACGCAAATGTCATTTCTGTTTGCACAGATTGAATGAAGGTGAACTTCCAATGTGTGTATCAACTTGTATCGGCAGAGCAAATTATTTTGGCGATGCGAATGATCCGGATTCGTTAGTTTCTGAAATGGCTCGTCAGCCAAATCAGATTAAACTGCTTGAAGAAAAAGGCACTAAACCATCAGTCATTTATTTGGTATGA
- the tatA gene encoding twin-arginine translocase TatA/TatE family subunit yields MFGNLGFTEILIIVAVITFLFGAKRIPEIAKGIGKGIHDFKKEIKSIEEITK; encoded by the coding sequence ATGTTCGGAAATTTAGGATTTACAGAAATACTGATAATAGTTGCGGTAATTACTTTTTTATTCGGAGCTAAACGAATTCCAGAAATAGCTAAAGGAATTGGTAAAGGAATTCACGATTTCAAAAAAGAAATCAAGTCAATCGAAGAAATCACGAAATAA
- a CDS encoding sigma-54-dependent transcriptional regulator has protein sequence MKKLNICIVEDEEILRVSLKDDLLDAGYIVTDFENPIKAIEHFKKKNCDVIISDIRLPEMNGLELLSKIKSFNPNVFVIMMTAFGSVETAVEAMKKGAFDYLTKPFDKEELLLIIDRIKELKTLQSKNLDYQNYFQDQFNFDAFIGNSQYVNELKETLKIISQTNSTVLITGETGTGKELIANLIHYNSPRKEKPLVKVSCGILSKEVIESELFGHEKGAFTGADKLRIGRFEKADQGTIYLDDIDDVPLETQVKLLRVLQEQEIERVGSSEPIKIDVRVIASTKADLSKLIKEGKFREDLYYRLNVLPIHLKSLRERKDDIIPLFNYFLNQFAYQKNYEVEDAVYEVLRNYDWPGNVRELKNITERLSILCYDCKIKTSRLPQELLSNKVNIESIVTDENKSLNEILEEVEKSLIQKALLKTGNNKAKAAELLGLPPSTLKSKIEKYGIT, from the coding sequence ATGAAAAAATTAAACATTTGTATTGTCGAAGACGAAGAGATTTTGCGAGTATCACTGAAGGATGATTTACTCGATGCAGGTTATATCGTAACTGACTTTGAAAATCCAATCAAAGCAATAGAGCATTTCAAAAAGAAGAACTGTGATGTTATCATTTCTGACATCCGCCTTCCGGAAATGAATGGACTTGAACTTTTATCAAAAATTAAATCATTCAATCCAAATGTTTTCGTAATAATGATGACAGCATTCGGGAGTGTTGAAACTGCAGTTGAGGCAATGAAAAAAGGCGCATTTGATTACCTCACAAAACCATTCGATAAAGAAGAACTACTTTTAATTATTGACAGAATTAAAGAACTTAAAACACTTCAATCAAAAAATTTAGATTACCAAAATTACTTTCAGGATCAATTCAACTTTGATGCATTCATTGGTAATAGCCAATATGTGAACGAACTAAAAGAAACTCTCAAAATAATTTCACAAACAAATTCAACAGTTTTAATCACTGGGGAAACAGGAACAGGCAAAGAATTAATCGCAAATCTTATTCACTATAATTCGCCAAGAAAAGAAAAACCGCTTGTTAAAGTCAGCTGCGGAATTTTATCAAAAGAAGTTATTGAGAGCGAATTGTTCGGACACGAAAAAGGCGCATTTACGGGCGCAGATAAACTTCGCATTGGCAGATTTGAAAAAGCTGATCAAGGCACAATTTATCTTGATGATATTGATGATGTTCCGCTTGAAACTCAGGTTAAATTATTACGCGTTCTTCAGGAGCAGGAAATCGAAAGAGTTGGCAGCAGTGAACCAATTAAAATTGATGTTCGTGTAATTGCATCAACCAAAGCTGATTTGAGCAAGCTAATAAAAGAAGGAAAATTTCGCGAAGATTTATATTACAGATTAAATGTTCTTCCAATTCATCTCAAATCTTTGCGTGAAAGGAAGGATGACATTATTCCTTTGTTTAATTATTTCCTAAATCAGTTCGCTTATCAAAAAAATTATGAAGTTGAAGATGCTGTTTATGAAGTTTTACGAAATTATGATTGGCCCGGAAATGTTCGTGAATTAAAAAATATCACAGAACGACTTTCAATTCTTTGTTATGATTGTAAAATTAAAACGAGCAGACTTCCGCAGGAACTACTTTCTAATAAAGTAAACATAGAAAGCATTGTTACTGATGAAAATAAATCTCTAAATGAAATTCTTGAAGAAGTTGAAAAATCATTAATTCAAAAAGCTTTGTTAAAAACGGGAAATAACAAAGCAAAGGCAGCAGAACTGCTTGGACTGCCGCCTTCAACACTGAAAAGTAAAATTGAAAAGTATGGTATCACTTAA
- a CDS encoding GxxExxY protein produces MNEEEIFKKILDCSFKVHTALGPGLLESAYEECLCYELGKSGLNYEKQKPLPLVYEEVKLDAGYRVDILVENKIIIEIKSVDAFADIHLAQILTYLKLSGCRLGLLVNFNVKHLKDGIKRVIL; encoded by the coding sequence ATGAATGAAGAAGAAATATTTAAGAAAATTTTAGACTGTTCATTCAAGGTTCACACTGCATTAGGTCCCGGATTATTGGAAAGTGCTTATGAAGAATGTTTATGCTATGAGCTTGGAAAGTCAGGATTAAATTATGAAAAGCAAAAGCCTCTACCACTAGTTTATGAAGAAGTAAAACTTGATGCAGGTTATAGAGTTGATATATTAGTTGAAAACAAAATTATCATTGAAATAAAATCTGTAGATGCATTTGCAGATATTCACCTTGCACAAATTCTGACTTATCTGAAATTATCTGGATGCAGATTAGGATTGTTAGTAAACTTTAATGTAAAGCATTTAAAGGACGGAATCAAAAGAGTAATTTTATAA